A genomic window from Elaeis guineensis isolate ETL-2024a chromosome 3, EG11, whole genome shotgun sequence includes:
- the LOC105040280 gene encoding uncharacterized protein isoform X8, with protein MTKEAMDEPGISSRERYTRFMENSCCTHFSLGPNPFMARYVYAILFLLASLLAWAIRDYGRSAISEFRRTNHAQFGPFFCTGRCIRISQSLFLDFNLYAGLKSCHGARYCLGAEGVLRISFGCFSFFFVMFLSTAGTKKLDDPRNSWHSEWWPVKIIMWMGFMAVPFFIPTAFIQLYGWFQEDCTPWCWGISSDSTSQRDQFHYMVERPLPFREKCKEMVKEGFLSPGLMGIYVVFLCWSAIRSEPQTENWNQKAEASADWLTIVSFVIAVLVMVMATFSTGIDSKCFQFKKSEAESEDDIPYGYGFFHIVFAMGGMYFAMLFIGWSEHKTMQKWTIDVGWASTWVRIVNEWLATLVYVWMLAAPLVWKSRRQVEST; from the exons ATGACAAAAGAAGCAATGGACGAACCCGGCATAAGCAGCAGGGAGAGGTACACTCGGTTCATGGAGAACTCGTgctgcacccacttctctctcgGGCCCAACCCCTTCATGGCCCGCTACGTCTacgccatcctctttctccttgCCAGCCTCCTGGCATGGGCGATCCGAGATTACGGCCGCTCTGCCATCTCCGAGTTCCGGCGTACGAACCACGCCCAATTCGGTCCTTTTTTCTGCACTGGACGGTGTATTAGGATTTCCCAGTCACTTTTCTTGGATTTTAATCTATATGCAGGATTAAAAAGCTGCCATGGTGCTCGTTACTGCTTGGGTGCAGAAGGTGTGCTCCGCATTAGCTTTGGCTGCTTC TCATTCTTCTTTGTTATGTTCCTCTCGACAGCGGGCACGAAGAAGTTAGATGATCCTCGGAACTCATGGCACTCAGAGTGGTGGCCTGTCAAGATCATCATGTGGATGGGTTTCATGGCGGTGCCATTCTTTATACCTACCGCATTTATCCAGCTCTACGGTTGGTTTCA GGAAGATTGCACACCTTGGTGCTGG GGCATTTCTTCTGATTCAACTAGTCAGCGTGATCAATTTCATTACATGGTTGAACGACCATTGCCGTTCCGAGAAAAATGTAAAGAGATG gtgaaagaaggattcctgtCACCTGGGCTGATGGGAATATATGTTGTGTTTCTTTGCTGGAGTGCAATCAGGAG TGAGCCACAGACTGAGAATTGGAACCAAAAAGCAGAAGCAAGTGCAGACTGGCTTACAATCGTG AGCTTTGTTATTGCTGTACTTGTCATGGTCATGGCAACATTTTCAACAGGAATAGATTCCAAATGCTTTCAG TTCAAGAAGTCTGAAGCAGAATCAGAAGATGACATTCCATATGGGTATGGATTTTTCCACATTGTTTTTGCCATGGGGGGGATGTACTTTGCGATGTTATTCATTGGTTGGAGTGAACATAAAACCATGCAAAA ATGGACAATAGATGTTGGATGGGCCAGTACTTGGGTCAGAATTGTGAATGAGTGGCTAGCAACACTAGTTTACG TGTGGATGCTGGCCGCTCCCCTGGTTTGGAAGAGCAGAAGGCAGGTAGAATCGACATGA
- the LOC105040280 gene encoding uncharacterized protein isoform X1 encodes MTKEAMDEPGISSRERYTRFMENSCCTHFSLGPNPFMARYVYAILFLLASLLAWAIRDYGRSAISEFRRTNHAQFGPFFCTGRCIRISQSLFLDFNLYAGLKSCHGARYCLGAEGVLRISFGCFSFFFVMFLSTAGTKKLDDPRNSWHSEWWPVKIIMWMGFMAVPFFIPTAFIQLYGKIAHLGAGAFLLIQLVSVINFITWLNDHCRSEKNVKRCRIQVLILSIAAYVASILGIVLMYVWYTPKSTYRLNILFITLTLVLLQFMTFVSLHSKVKEGFLSPGLMGIYVVFLCWSAIRSEPQTENWNQKAEASADWLTIVSFVIAVLVMVMATFSTGIDSKCFQFKKSEAESEDDIPYGYGFFHIVFAMGGMYFAMLFIGWSEHKTMQKWTIDVGWASTWVRIVNEWLATLVYVWMLAAPLVWKSRRQVEST; translated from the exons ATGACAAAAGAAGCAATGGACGAACCCGGCATAAGCAGCAGGGAGAGGTACACTCGGTTCATGGAGAACTCGTgctgcacccacttctctctcgGGCCCAACCCCTTCATGGCCCGCTACGTCTacgccatcctctttctccttgCCAGCCTCCTGGCATGGGCGATCCGAGATTACGGCCGCTCTGCCATCTCCGAGTTCCGGCGTACGAACCACGCCCAATTCGGTCCTTTTTTCTGCACTGGACGGTGTATTAGGATTTCCCAGTCACTTTTCTTGGATTTTAATCTATATGCAGGATTAAAAAGCTGCCATGGTGCTCGTTACTGCTTGGGTGCAGAAGGTGTGCTCCGCATTAGCTTTGGCTGCTTC TCATTCTTCTTTGTTATGTTCCTCTCGACAGCGGGCACGAAGAAGTTAGATGATCCTCGGAACTCATGGCACTCAGAGTGGTGGCCTGTCAAGATCATCATGTGGATGGGTTTCATGGCGGTGCCATTCTTTATACCTACCGCATTTATCCAGCTCTACG GGAAGATTGCACACCTTGGTGCTGG GGCATTTCTTCTGATTCAACTAGTCAGCGTGATCAATTTCATTACATGGTTGAACGACCATTGCCGTTCCGAGAAAAATGTAAAGAGATG CCGCATTCAAGTGCTGATACTCTCCATTGCTGCATATGTTGCTTCCATTTTGGGGATTGTCTTGATGTATGTATGGTATACACCAAAGTCAACTTATAGGCTTAACATCCTCTTTATCACTTTGACCCTAGTGCTTCTACAATTCATGACCTTTGTCTCATTGCATTCTAAG gtgaaagaaggattcctgtCACCTGGGCTGATGGGAATATATGTTGTGTTTCTTTGCTGGAGTGCAATCAGGAG TGAGCCACAGACTGAGAATTGGAACCAAAAAGCAGAAGCAAGTGCAGACTGGCTTACAATCGTG AGCTTTGTTATTGCTGTACTTGTCATGGTCATGGCAACATTTTCAACAGGAATAGATTCCAAATGCTTTCAG TTCAAGAAGTCTGAAGCAGAATCAGAAGATGACATTCCATATGGGTATGGATTTTTCCACATTGTTTTTGCCATGGGGGGGATGTACTTTGCGATGTTATTCATTGGTTGGAGTGAACATAAAACCATGCAAAA ATGGACAATAGATGTTGGATGGGCCAGTACTTGGGTCAGAATTGTGAATGAGTGGCTAGCAACACTAGTTTACG TGTGGATGCTGGCCGCTCCCCTGGTTTGGAAGAGCAGAAGGCAGGTAGAATCGACATGA
- the LOC105040280 gene encoding uncharacterized protein isoform X4, with the protein MTKEAMDEPGISSRERYTRFMENSCCTHFSLGPNPFMARYVYAILFLLASLLAWAIRDYGRSAISEFRRTNHAQFGPFFCTGRCIRISQSLFLDFNLYAGLKSCHGARYCLGAEGVLRISFGCFSFFFVMFLSTAGTKKLDDPRNSWHSEWWPVKIIMWMGFMAVPFFIPTAFIQLYGWFQEDCTPWCWGISSDSTSQRDQFHYMVERPLPFREKCKEMIYDLQPHSSADTLHCCICCFHFGDCLDVKEGFLSPGLMGIYVVFLCWSAIRSEPQTENWNQKAEASADWLTIVSFVIAVLVMVMATFSTGIDSKCFQFKKSEAESEDDIPYGYGFFHIVFAMGGMYFAMLFIGWSEHKTMQKWTIDVGWASTWVRIVNEWLATLVYVWMLAAPLVWKSRRQVEST; encoded by the exons ATGACAAAAGAAGCAATGGACGAACCCGGCATAAGCAGCAGGGAGAGGTACACTCGGTTCATGGAGAACTCGTgctgcacccacttctctctcgGGCCCAACCCCTTCATGGCCCGCTACGTCTacgccatcctctttctccttgCCAGCCTCCTGGCATGGGCGATCCGAGATTACGGCCGCTCTGCCATCTCCGAGTTCCGGCGTACGAACCACGCCCAATTCGGTCCTTTTTTCTGCACTGGACGGTGTATTAGGATTTCCCAGTCACTTTTCTTGGATTTTAATCTATATGCAGGATTAAAAAGCTGCCATGGTGCTCGTTACTGCTTGGGTGCAGAAGGTGTGCTCCGCATTAGCTTTGGCTGCTTC TCATTCTTCTTTGTTATGTTCCTCTCGACAGCGGGCACGAAGAAGTTAGATGATCCTCGGAACTCATGGCACTCAGAGTGGTGGCCTGTCAAGATCATCATGTGGATGGGTTTCATGGCGGTGCCATTCTTTATACCTACCGCATTTATCCAGCTCTACGGTTGGTTTCA GGAAGATTGCACACCTTGGTGCTGG GGCATTTCTTCTGATTCAACTAGTCAGCGTGATCAATTTCATTACATGGTTGAACGACCATTGCCGTTCCGAGAAAAATGTAAAGAGATG ATATACGACCTGCAGCCGCATTCAAGTGCTGATACTCTCCATTGCTGCATATGTTGCTTCCATTTTGGGGATTGTCTTGAT gtgaaagaaggattcctgtCACCTGGGCTGATGGGAATATATGTTGTGTTTCTTTGCTGGAGTGCAATCAGGAG TGAGCCACAGACTGAGAATTGGAACCAAAAAGCAGAAGCAAGTGCAGACTGGCTTACAATCGTG AGCTTTGTTATTGCTGTACTTGTCATGGTCATGGCAACATTTTCAACAGGAATAGATTCCAAATGCTTTCAG TTCAAGAAGTCTGAAGCAGAATCAGAAGATGACATTCCATATGGGTATGGATTTTTCCACATTGTTTTTGCCATGGGGGGGATGTACTTTGCGATGTTATTCATTGGTTGGAGTGAACATAAAACCATGCAAAA ATGGACAATAGATGTTGGATGGGCCAGTACTTGGGTCAGAATTGTGAATGAGTGGCTAGCAACACTAGTTTACG TGTGGATGCTGGCCGCTCCCCTGGTTTGGAAGAGCAGAAGGCAGGTAGAATCGACATGA
- the LOC105040280 gene encoding uncharacterized protein isoform X7, with protein sequence MTKEAMDEPGISSRERYTRFMENSCCTHFSLGPNPFMARYVYAILFLLASLLAWAIRDYGRSAISEFRRTNHAQFGPFFCTGRCIRISQSLFLDFNLYAGLKSCHGARYCLGAEGVLRISFGCFSFFFVMFLSTAGTKKLDDPRNSWHSEWWPVKIIMWMGFMAVPFFIPTAFIQLYGWFQEDCTPWCWGISSDSTSQRDQFHYMVERPLPFREKCKEMPHSSADTLHCCICCFHFGDCLDVKEGFLSPGLMGIYVVFLCWSAIRSEPQTENWNQKAEASADWLTIVSFVIAVLVMVMATFSTGIDSKCFQFKKSEAESEDDIPYGYGFFHIVFAMGGMYFAMLFIGWSEHKTMQKWTIDVGWASTWVRIVNEWLATLVYVWMLAAPLVWKSRRQVEST encoded by the exons ATGACAAAAGAAGCAATGGACGAACCCGGCATAAGCAGCAGGGAGAGGTACACTCGGTTCATGGAGAACTCGTgctgcacccacttctctctcgGGCCCAACCCCTTCATGGCCCGCTACGTCTacgccatcctctttctccttgCCAGCCTCCTGGCATGGGCGATCCGAGATTACGGCCGCTCTGCCATCTCCGAGTTCCGGCGTACGAACCACGCCCAATTCGGTCCTTTTTTCTGCACTGGACGGTGTATTAGGATTTCCCAGTCACTTTTCTTGGATTTTAATCTATATGCAGGATTAAAAAGCTGCCATGGTGCTCGTTACTGCTTGGGTGCAGAAGGTGTGCTCCGCATTAGCTTTGGCTGCTTC TCATTCTTCTTTGTTATGTTCCTCTCGACAGCGGGCACGAAGAAGTTAGATGATCCTCGGAACTCATGGCACTCAGAGTGGTGGCCTGTCAAGATCATCATGTGGATGGGTTTCATGGCGGTGCCATTCTTTATACCTACCGCATTTATCCAGCTCTACGGTTGGTTTCA GGAAGATTGCACACCTTGGTGCTGG GGCATTTCTTCTGATTCAACTAGTCAGCGTGATCAATTTCATTACATGGTTGAACGACCATTGCCGTTCCGAGAAAAATGTAAAGAGATG CCGCATTCAAGTGCTGATACTCTCCATTGCTGCATATGTTGCTTCCATTTTGGGGATTGTCTTGAT gtgaaagaaggattcctgtCACCTGGGCTGATGGGAATATATGTTGTGTTTCTTTGCTGGAGTGCAATCAGGAG TGAGCCACAGACTGAGAATTGGAACCAAAAAGCAGAAGCAAGTGCAGACTGGCTTACAATCGTG AGCTTTGTTATTGCTGTACTTGTCATGGTCATGGCAACATTTTCAACAGGAATAGATTCCAAATGCTTTCAG TTCAAGAAGTCTGAAGCAGAATCAGAAGATGACATTCCATATGGGTATGGATTTTTCCACATTGTTTTTGCCATGGGGGGGATGTACTTTGCGATGTTATTCATTGGTTGGAGTGAACATAAAACCATGCAAAA ATGGACAATAGATGTTGGATGGGCCAGTACTTGGGTCAGAATTGTGAATGAGTGGCTAGCAACACTAGTTTACG TGTGGATGCTGGCCGCTCCCCTGGTTTGGAAGAGCAGAAGGCAGGTAGAATCGACATGA
- the LOC105040280 gene encoding uncharacterized protein isoform X2, with protein MTKEAMDEPGISSRERYTRFMENSCCTHFSLGPNPFMARYVYAILFLLASLLAWAIRDYGRSAISEFRRTNHAQFGPFFCTGRCIRISQSLFLDFNLYAGLKSCHGARYCLGAEGVLRISFGCFSFFFVMFLSTAGTKKLDDPRNSWHSEWWPVKIIMWMGFMAVPFFIPTAFIQLYGKIAHLGAGAFLLIQLVSVINFITWLNDHCRSEKNVKRCRIQVLILSIAAYVASILGIVLMYVWYTPKSTYRLNILFITLTLVLLQFMTFVSLHSKVKEGFLSPGLMGIYVVFLCWSAIRSEPQTENWNQKAEASADWLTIVSFVIAVLVMVMATFSTGIDSKCFQFKKSEAESEDDIPYGYGFFHIVFAMGGMYFAMLFIGWSEHKTMQKWTIDVGWASTWVRIVNEWLATLVYDSACWWLMTPL; from the exons ATGACAAAAGAAGCAATGGACGAACCCGGCATAAGCAGCAGGGAGAGGTACACTCGGTTCATGGAGAACTCGTgctgcacccacttctctctcgGGCCCAACCCCTTCATGGCCCGCTACGTCTacgccatcctctttctccttgCCAGCCTCCTGGCATGGGCGATCCGAGATTACGGCCGCTCTGCCATCTCCGAGTTCCGGCGTACGAACCACGCCCAATTCGGTCCTTTTTTCTGCACTGGACGGTGTATTAGGATTTCCCAGTCACTTTTCTTGGATTTTAATCTATATGCAGGATTAAAAAGCTGCCATGGTGCTCGTTACTGCTTGGGTGCAGAAGGTGTGCTCCGCATTAGCTTTGGCTGCTTC TCATTCTTCTTTGTTATGTTCCTCTCGACAGCGGGCACGAAGAAGTTAGATGATCCTCGGAACTCATGGCACTCAGAGTGGTGGCCTGTCAAGATCATCATGTGGATGGGTTTCATGGCGGTGCCATTCTTTATACCTACCGCATTTATCCAGCTCTACG GGAAGATTGCACACCTTGGTGCTGG GGCATTTCTTCTGATTCAACTAGTCAGCGTGATCAATTTCATTACATGGTTGAACGACCATTGCCGTTCCGAGAAAAATGTAAAGAGATG CCGCATTCAAGTGCTGATACTCTCCATTGCTGCATATGTTGCTTCCATTTTGGGGATTGTCTTGATGTATGTATGGTATACACCAAAGTCAACTTATAGGCTTAACATCCTCTTTATCACTTTGACCCTAGTGCTTCTACAATTCATGACCTTTGTCTCATTGCATTCTAAG gtgaaagaaggattcctgtCACCTGGGCTGATGGGAATATATGTTGTGTTTCTTTGCTGGAGTGCAATCAGGAG TGAGCCACAGACTGAGAATTGGAACCAAAAAGCAGAAGCAAGTGCAGACTGGCTTACAATCGTG AGCTTTGTTATTGCTGTACTTGTCATGGTCATGGCAACATTTTCAACAGGAATAGATTCCAAATGCTTTCAG TTCAAGAAGTCTGAAGCAGAATCAGAAGATGACATTCCATATGGGTATGGATTTTTCCACATTGTTTTTGCCATGGGGGGGATGTACTTTGCGATGTTATTCATTGGTTGGAGTGAACATAAAACCATGCAAAA ATGGACAATAGATGTTGGATGGGCCAGTACTTGGGTCAGAATTGTGAATGAGTGGCTAGCAACACTAGTTTACG ACTCTGCTTGCTGGTGGTTGATGACTCCATTGTGA
- the LOC105040280 gene encoding uncharacterized protein isoform X5 codes for MTKEAMDEPGISSRERYTRFMENSCCTHFSLGPNPFMARYVYAILFLLASLLAWAIRDYGRSAISEFRRTNHAQFGPFFCTGRCIRISQSLFLDFNLYAGLKSCHGARYCLGAEGVLRISFGCFSFFFVMFLSTAGTKKLDDPRNSWHSEWWPVKIIMWMGFMAVPFFIPTAFIQLYGKIAHLGAGRIQVLILSIAAYVASILGIVLMYVWYTPKSTYRLNILFITLTLVLLQFMTFVSLHSKVKEGFLSPGLMGIYVVFLCWSAIRSEPQTENWNQKAEASADWLTIVSFVIAVLVMVMATFSTGIDSKCFQFKKSEAESEDDIPYGYGFFHIVFAMGGMYFAMLFIGWSEHKTMQKWTIDVGWASTWVRIVNEWLATLVYVWMLAAPLVWKSRRQVEST; via the exons ATGACAAAAGAAGCAATGGACGAACCCGGCATAAGCAGCAGGGAGAGGTACACTCGGTTCATGGAGAACTCGTgctgcacccacttctctctcgGGCCCAACCCCTTCATGGCCCGCTACGTCTacgccatcctctttctccttgCCAGCCTCCTGGCATGGGCGATCCGAGATTACGGCCGCTCTGCCATCTCCGAGTTCCGGCGTACGAACCACGCCCAATTCGGTCCTTTTTTCTGCACTGGACGGTGTATTAGGATTTCCCAGTCACTTTTCTTGGATTTTAATCTATATGCAGGATTAAAAAGCTGCCATGGTGCTCGTTACTGCTTGGGTGCAGAAGGTGTGCTCCGCATTAGCTTTGGCTGCTTC TCATTCTTCTTTGTTATGTTCCTCTCGACAGCGGGCACGAAGAAGTTAGATGATCCTCGGAACTCATGGCACTCAGAGTGGTGGCCTGTCAAGATCATCATGTGGATGGGTTTCATGGCGGTGCCATTCTTTATACCTACCGCATTTATCCAGCTCTACG GGAAGATTGCACACCTTGGTGCTGG CCGCATTCAAGTGCTGATACTCTCCATTGCTGCATATGTTGCTTCCATTTTGGGGATTGTCTTGATGTATGTATGGTATACACCAAAGTCAACTTATAGGCTTAACATCCTCTTTATCACTTTGACCCTAGTGCTTCTACAATTCATGACCTTTGTCTCATTGCATTCTAAG gtgaaagaaggattcctgtCACCTGGGCTGATGGGAATATATGTTGTGTTTCTTTGCTGGAGTGCAATCAGGAG TGAGCCACAGACTGAGAATTGGAACCAAAAAGCAGAAGCAAGTGCAGACTGGCTTACAATCGTG AGCTTTGTTATTGCTGTACTTGTCATGGTCATGGCAACATTTTCAACAGGAATAGATTCCAAATGCTTTCAG TTCAAGAAGTCTGAAGCAGAATCAGAAGATGACATTCCATATGGGTATGGATTTTTCCACATTGTTTTTGCCATGGGGGGGATGTACTTTGCGATGTTATTCATTGGTTGGAGTGAACATAAAACCATGCAAAA ATGGACAATAGATGTTGGATGGGCCAGTACTTGGGTCAGAATTGTGAATGAGTGGCTAGCAACACTAGTTTACG TGTGGATGCTGGCCGCTCCCCTGGTTTGGAAGAGCAGAAGGCAGGTAGAATCGACATGA
- the LOC105040280 gene encoding uncharacterized protein isoform X3 → MTKEAMDEPGISSRERYTRFMENSCCTHFSLGPNPFMARYVYAILFLLASLLAWAIRDYGRSAISEFRRTNHAQFGPFFCTGRCIRISQSLFLDFNLYAGLKSCHGARYCLGAEGVLRISFGCFSFFFVMFLSTAGTKKLDDPRNSWHSEWWPVKIIMWMGFMAVPFFIPTAFIQLYGKIAHLGAGAFLLIQLVSVINFITWLNDHCRSEKNVKRCRIQVLILSIAAYVASILGIVLMYVWYTPKSTYRLNILFITLTLVLLQFMTFVSLHSKVKEGFLSPGLMGIYVVFLCWSAIRSEPQTENWNQKAEASADWLTIVSFVIAVLVMVMATFSTGIDSKCFQFKKSEAESEDDIPYGYGFFHIVFAMGGMYFAMLFIGWSEHKTMQKWTIDVGWASTWVRIVNEWLATLVYGSTAVCTVEI, encoded by the exons ATGACAAAAGAAGCAATGGACGAACCCGGCATAAGCAGCAGGGAGAGGTACACTCGGTTCATGGAGAACTCGTgctgcacccacttctctctcgGGCCCAACCCCTTCATGGCCCGCTACGTCTacgccatcctctttctccttgCCAGCCTCCTGGCATGGGCGATCCGAGATTACGGCCGCTCTGCCATCTCCGAGTTCCGGCGTACGAACCACGCCCAATTCGGTCCTTTTTTCTGCACTGGACGGTGTATTAGGATTTCCCAGTCACTTTTCTTGGATTTTAATCTATATGCAGGATTAAAAAGCTGCCATGGTGCTCGTTACTGCTTGGGTGCAGAAGGTGTGCTCCGCATTAGCTTTGGCTGCTTC TCATTCTTCTTTGTTATGTTCCTCTCGACAGCGGGCACGAAGAAGTTAGATGATCCTCGGAACTCATGGCACTCAGAGTGGTGGCCTGTCAAGATCATCATGTGGATGGGTTTCATGGCGGTGCCATTCTTTATACCTACCGCATTTATCCAGCTCTACG GGAAGATTGCACACCTTGGTGCTGG GGCATTTCTTCTGATTCAACTAGTCAGCGTGATCAATTTCATTACATGGTTGAACGACCATTGCCGTTCCGAGAAAAATGTAAAGAGATG CCGCATTCAAGTGCTGATACTCTCCATTGCTGCATATGTTGCTTCCATTTTGGGGATTGTCTTGATGTATGTATGGTATACACCAAAGTCAACTTATAGGCTTAACATCCTCTTTATCACTTTGACCCTAGTGCTTCTACAATTCATGACCTTTGTCTCATTGCATTCTAAG gtgaaagaaggattcctgtCACCTGGGCTGATGGGAATATATGTTGTGTTTCTTTGCTGGAGTGCAATCAGGAG TGAGCCACAGACTGAGAATTGGAACCAAAAAGCAGAAGCAAGTGCAGACTGGCTTACAATCGTG AGCTTTGTTATTGCTGTACTTGTCATGGTCATGGCAACATTTTCAACAGGAATAGATTCCAAATGCTTTCAG TTCAAGAAGTCTGAAGCAGAATCAGAAGATGACATTCCATATGGGTATGGATTTTTCCACATTGTTTTTGCCATGGGGGGGATGTACTTTGCGATGTTATTCATTGGTTGGAGTGAACATAAAACCATGCAAAA ATGGACAATAGATGTTGGATGGGCCAGTACTTGGGTCAGAATTGTGAATGAGTGGCTAGCAACACTAGTTTACG GTTCCACTGCGGTCTGTACAGTGGAAATTTAG
- the LOC105040280 gene encoding uncharacterized protein isoform X6, producing the protein MTKEAMDEPGISSRERYTRFMENSCCTHFSLGPNPFMARYVYAILFLLASLLAWAIRDYGRSAISEFRRLKSCHGARYCLGAEGVLRISFGCFSFFFVMFLSTAGTKKLDDPRNSWHSEWWPVKIIMWMGFMAVPFFIPTAFIQLYGKIAHLGAGAFLLIQLVSVINFITWLNDHCRSEKNVKRCRIQVLILSIAAYVASILGIVLMYVWYTPKSTYRLNILFITLTLVLLQFMTFVSLHSKVKEGFLSPGLMGIYVVFLCWSAIRSEPQTENWNQKAEASADWLTIVSFVIAVLVMVMATFSTGIDSKCFQFKKSEAESEDDIPYGYGFFHIVFAMGGMYFAMLFIGWSEHKTMQKWTIDVGWASTWVRIVNEWLATLVYVWMLAAPLVWKSRRQVEST; encoded by the exons ATGACAAAAGAAGCAATGGACGAACCCGGCATAAGCAGCAGGGAGAGGTACACTCGGTTCATGGAGAACTCGTgctgcacccacttctctctcgGGCCCAACCCCTTCATGGCCCGCTACGTCTacgccatcctctttctccttgCCAGCCTCCTGGCATGGGCGATCCGAGATTACGGCCGCTCTGCCATCTCCGAGTTCCGGC GATTAAAAAGCTGCCATGGTGCTCGTTACTGCTTGGGTGCAGAAGGTGTGCTCCGCATTAGCTTTGGCTGCTTC TCATTCTTCTTTGTTATGTTCCTCTCGACAGCGGGCACGAAGAAGTTAGATGATCCTCGGAACTCATGGCACTCAGAGTGGTGGCCTGTCAAGATCATCATGTGGATGGGTTTCATGGCGGTGCCATTCTTTATACCTACCGCATTTATCCAGCTCTACG GGAAGATTGCACACCTTGGTGCTGG GGCATTTCTTCTGATTCAACTAGTCAGCGTGATCAATTTCATTACATGGTTGAACGACCATTGCCGTTCCGAGAAAAATGTAAAGAGATG CCGCATTCAAGTGCTGATACTCTCCATTGCTGCATATGTTGCTTCCATTTTGGGGATTGTCTTGATGTATGTATGGTATACACCAAAGTCAACTTATAGGCTTAACATCCTCTTTATCACTTTGACCCTAGTGCTTCTACAATTCATGACCTTTGTCTCATTGCATTCTAAG gtgaaagaaggattcctgtCACCTGGGCTGATGGGAATATATGTTGTGTTTCTTTGCTGGAGTGCAATCAGGAG TGAGCCACAGACTGAGAATTGGAACCAAAAAGCAGAAGCAAGTGCAGACTGGCTTACAATCGTG AGCTTTGTTATTGCTGTACTTGTCATGGTCATGGCAACATTTTCAACAGGAATAGATTCCAAATGCTTTCAG TTCAAGAAGTCTGAAGCAGAATCAGAAGATGACATTCCATATGGGTATGGATTTTTCCACATTGTTTTTGCCATGGGGGGGATGTACTTTGCGATGTTATTCATTGGTTGGAGTGAACATAAAACCATGCAAAA ATGGACAATAGATGTTGGATGGGCCAGTACTTGGGTCAGAATTGTGAATGAGTGGCTAGCAACACTAGTTTACG TGTGGATGCTGGCCGCTCCCCTGGTTTGGAAGAGCAGAAGGCAGGTAGAATCGACATGA